From a single Bacteroidales bacterium genomic region:
- a CDS encoding TIGR01777 family oxidoreductase, with amino-acid sequence MSKKKTILLTGGRGFIGNFLLDELKNDFDFIILSSQPISEWKGFPVRSLQNRANLLSESEFNQCFAIIHLSGINVAKKKWTRKQKQLLRDSRIKPLDQLFRMVHKKTELKVLLTASGIGYYDHTSSVVKLEENSPAGKSFFSRLCVDWEAAAFRFQEKGLRVAALRMGLVLHPSGGFLKPFLKLNRFWLANSVGNPLAWFSWIHVVDTIRMYRFLVERQDLEGVFNAVSPNPLTQKDFMRTLRQIQSTRVIIPPVPAFLVRLMMGERAKLVLEGKPVYPTRMLEAGFEFKYPTLEEALRSFL; translated from the coding sequence ATGAGTAAAAAAAAGACCATTTTACTCACCGGAGGGAGAGGATTTATTGGCAATTTCTTATTGGATGAATTGAAAAATGATTTTGATTTTATCATATTAAGCTCTCAGCCTATTAGTGAATGGAAAGGATTTCCCGTGAGAAGTTTGCAGAACAGGGCAAATCTTTTATCGGAATCAGAGTTTAATCAATGCTTTGCTATTATTCATTTATCGGGTATCAATGTAGCTAAGAAAAAATGGACGAGGAAACAAAAACAATTGCTGCGAGATAGTAGAATTAAACCACTAGATCAACTTTTTCGGATGGTGCATAAGAAGACAGAACTTAAAGTTCTTCTAACTGCTTCTGGTATTGGATATTATGATCATACGAGTTCGGTTGTAAAATTGGAGGAGAATTCTCCTGCAGGAAAGTCTTTTTTTTCGCGACTTTGTGTAGACTGGGAAGCAGCTGCCTTTCGTTTTCAGGAAAAAGGTTTACGAGTGGCTGCTCTACGTATGGGACTTGTTTTGCATCCGTCTGGAGGATTTTTGAAACCTTTTCTAAAACTTAATCGATTCTGGTTGGCTAATTCAGTCGGAAATCCTTTAGCTTGGTTTTCATGGATTCATGTCGTTGACACGATACGAATGTACCGATTTCTTGTAGAAAGACAAGATTTAGAAGGAGTGTTCAATGCTGTTTCTCCAAATCCTCTTACGCAAAAAGACTTTATGAGAACTTTGCGACAAATTCAATCAACCAGAGTTATCATACCACCTGTACCGGCATTTTTGGTAAGGTTGATGATGGGGGAAAGAGCCAAGCTTGTTTTAGAAGGAAAACCCGTGTACCCAACTAGAATGCTCGAGGCAGGATTTGAGTTCAAATATCCTACCCTTGAGGAGGCTTTACGAAGTTTTTTGTAA
- a CDS encoding type I 3-dehydroquinate dehydratase, whose amino-acid sequence MIKEILVFPFSDFLKHEEITRDKKWAELRLDVHQYQWIEYVHLLFLPIQWIVSFRSYQQLDMFEQFLSLRPTMIDLPFELATDEYILKCQSHGIRCMISYHSNQTIEEAKGFETLKKMRSLKADLYKMVFTAKSWEDNEAIKKLYDEESALVAFNMGRLGKESRIYAAFNGERMIYLAPDGMTPLAEGQLYWSEWQKIKETFHV is encoded by the coding sequence ATGATCAAAGAAATTCTTGTTTTTCCTTTCTCAGACTTCCTCAAACACGAAGAAATCACGAGGGACAAAAAGTGGGCAGAATTGAGACTTGATGTTCATCAATACCAGTGGATTGAATATGTTCATCTATTGTTTTTGCCTATACAATGGATAGTCTCATTTAGATCTTACCAGCAATTGGATATGTTTGAACAATTTCTTTCTCTGCGGCCTACCATGATTGATTTACCTTTTGAATTAGCAACAGATGAATATATTCTAAAATGTCAATCTCATGGTATACGTTGTATGATTTCTTATCATTCGAATCAAACCATCGAGGAAGCGAAAGGTTTCGAAACCCTCAAAAAAATGCGCTCCTTGAAAGCTGACCTATATAAAATGGTTTTCACGGCTAAATCATGGGAAGATAATGAGGCCATAAAAAAACTTTACGATGAAGAATCGGCTCTGGTTGCATTTAATATGGGAAGGTTGGGCAAAGAAAGTCGAATCTATGCAGCTTTTAATGGTGAAAGAATGATTTATTTGGCACCCGATGGAATGACACCTTTAGCAGAGGGACAATTATACTGGTCAGAATGGCAAAAAATTAAAGAGACTTTTCATGTTTAA